The DNA window CAATCACGGTACTATCTGCTTTACCTTTGCGTTGGCCTTTATGTTCTGGCATCGACTGTGGTCTGGCGCATTGCTCCTCGGTATTGCCTGCGCAATCGCCTGGTCCCGGGTTTATCTCGGCGTCCACTGGCCAATGGACATGCTGGGTGGACTGCTGACCGCCATGAGCGCCTGCCTTAGCGCCCAGCTATTGTGGCATAGCGGAGGACATAGCCTTTACCTGCATCTACAACGGCTGTACCGCCTGTTTTTTTCGTTGCCAATCCGCAAAGGCTGGGTGCGCGGATAATCTTATTCCTGAGAAACCCATCGCGTAGTCACGGCGCTATTCCACCGCGTGACTAACCCTCTTTCGGCAGGTAAAATTGCCGCTGACGCCCTGTCGATGCAGGGCGCTTTGAGCTTAGAGGGAATATGGAAACTCGTCGTGACGAACGCATCAGCCAGCTTATTCAGGCACTCAAGCGCAGTGATAAACTCCATCTAAAAGAAGCAGCAACCCTGCTTGGTGTGTCAGAAATGACCATTCGTCGCGATCTCAATGGTCATAATGGTCCGGTGGTGCTGCTCGGCGGTTACATTGTGCTGGAGCCGCGTAGCGCCACGCACTATCTGTTAAGCGACCAAAAAACGCGCCTGGTCGATGAAAAGCGACGCGCCGCCCGCCACGCCGCCAAACTGTTAGAGCCTCATCAGATGGCCTTTTTCGACTGCGGAACGACCACGCCGTGGATCATCGACGCCATCGACAACGCCCTGCCCTTTACTGGCGTGTGCTATTCGCTCAATACTTTTCTTTCCCTTCAGGATAAGCCCCAGTGTCGGGCGATTTTATGCGGCGGCGAATTCCACGCCAGCAACGCGATTTTTAAACCTCTGAGCCTTCAGGATACGCTGAGCCATCTTTGCCCGGATATCGCGTTTTATTCAGCTGCCGGAATTGACTGCGAGCAGGGCGCAACCTGTTTTAATCTGGAAGAGCTACCGGTCAAACACTGGGCAATGAAAAGCGCTCGCTACCACGTGCTGGTGGTCGATCACAGTAAATTCGGTAAAGTTCGACCGGCGAGAATGGGCGATTTAGCGCAGTTTGATGTGATTGCCAGCGACGTTTGCCCGGATGACGACCTACAGGCGCTGGCGAAAGAAAAACAGATTTCACTACTCTACTAACCGCGCCCCGCAGGGCGCGGCCTGCATCTTAAGAGAACCAGCCGCCAAACCAGCCGTGCAGTTTCATCAGCACGAAATCAACCATCCGGCTAAAGAAACCACCTTCATTTACCGCTTCCATGACGATCAGCGGCCGCTGCTCAATGGTTTTATCATTGAGTTTAAAGTCGATAGTACCCACGACCTGGCCTTTGGTCAGCGGCGCGGTCAGCTGCGTTTCGTTCAGGGTGTAGCTGGCCTTCAGGTTTTTCAGCTGTCCTTTCGGCAGCGTAATGGAACCGGCCTCGCCCGCCCCTAACTTCGCTTCGCTGCTATCACCAAACCAGACGCGTTGGGTAATAAAGGTAGCATCCGGTTTAATCGGCGTTACGGTTTCATAAAAGCGGAAGCCCCAGGTCAGCAGTTTTTCTGACTCATTAAAACGGATGCGGTCAGTTTTGGTTCCAAGTACCACGGCAATCAGGCGCATATCATTGCCCTGCGTTGCGGAGGAAACCAGGTTATAACCTGCCCCTGCGGTGGTCCCTGTTTTCACGCCGTCGGCATTAAAGCTGGTGCTCCACAGCAGCCGGTTGCGGTTTGGCTGACGAATCTTGTTAAAAGTGAACTCTTTTTCTTTATGAATAGCGTACTCTTCAGGCACGTCATGGATCATCGCTTTAGTCAGCAGCGCCATATCACGGGCGGTACTGAACTGCCCCGGCGCATCCAGACCGTGCACGGTCATAAAGGTGGTATTAGTCAGGCCCATCTTCTGCGCATAACCGTTCATCAGGCTGACAAACGCATCCTGACTTCCCGCCACGTAGTCGGCAATCGCGATGCTGGCATCGTTGCCGGACTGAATGATGACGCCTTTATTAAGATCTTCTACCGATACCTGCATCCCCGGCTTGAGGAACATCACCGAAGAGCCGCGCAGCACCGGGTTACCGGTTGCCCATGCATCGCGCCCGATAGTCACCATGTCGGTAGACTTAATCTTGCCCGCCTTTAACGCCTGACCGACAACGTAGCTGGTCATGATCTTGGTCAGACTTGCCGGGTCGAGTTTCTCATCAGCATTGCCTTCGCTGAGCACTTTGCCGCTGGCATAGTCCATCAGGATCCAGGCTCGCGCATCAATCGACGGTGCATCGGGGAGTTGTTCTGCAGCCTGAACCGCAGGCGCAACGAGAAATAAAAGCGCGCAGCCTGCCGCGAGGCCGCGAAGGGAAAAAGCATCATGCGTCATAAGAGCCACCCAAGTATCCTTTCCAAACAAAAATATGCCGCCACACTCTTTCGGCGCCGCAGCAGCCGGTGAGTAAAGCGTACAAATGACCTTAAAGAAACAGCGAGTTGGTAAAGTTTTTAAAGTTTACGCAATATCCTCACGCCCTGCCGCAAACAGAGCAATTTTTTTGATCGCGGTTGCCTAAATATTAACTTTATTCCAACATGAATGCTCACTACGCTGCAATGGCGGCTAAATAAAAAGCAGGAGCGGATATGATTACGCTGTGGGGCAGAAACAACTCGACCAATGTGAAAAAAGTGCGCTGGGTACTGGAAGAACTCGACCTCCCGTATCAACAAATTCTGGCGGGACTTGAGTTTGGTCTGAATCACGACCCCGAATATCTGGCCATGAATCCCAATGGCCTGGTGCCGCTGTTAAAAGATGAGTCCACCGACATCGTGCTTTGGGAATCGAATACTATTATTCGCTATCTGGCCGCGCAATATGGTCAGAACCGTCTGTGGGTAGAGTCACCGGCACTGCGCGCCCAGGGCGAAAAATGGATGGACTGGTCCAACGGTTCGCTCTCTCCCGCTCATCGGCCGATTTTAATGGGGCTGGTCAGGACGCCACCGGAAAAACGCGATCCTGCGGCGATTGAAGCCGGTATCGCCGCCTGCGAGGCGTTGTTTGCCATTCTTGATGACGAACTGGCTCGGCATCCGTGGCTCTCGGGCGACACCTTTGGCCTTGGCGACATAGCCGTCGCACCGTTCGTTTATAACCTGCTGGAAACCGTAAAAACCTGGCAACCGCGCCCGCATCTTCAGCGCTGGTATCAGCAGATTAACGAGCGTCAGGCCTGGCGCAATGTGGTGATGATCCCGGTCACCTGATTTAGCCGGCTGGACTTACCCTCAGCAGCTCACCGTTGGATTCGTCGGTTAACACATACAGATAACCGTCGGGTCCAGGGCGCACATCGCGGATTCGTTTACCGCGATCGCCCAGAATTCGCTCCTGTTCCGTGACTTTATCGCCATCGACCTTCAGCACAATCAGCGACTCATCCTTCAACGCACCGATAAACAGCCGGTGCTGCCACTGTGGGAAAGTCGTCGCATCGTAAAAAGCCATACCGCTCACTGCCGGAGATTTTTCCCAGACAAACAGCGGTGCTTCGGTTCCCGCCGCTGTCTTACCTTTAGCCTCCGGAATCGGCAGGCCGCTATAATTAATACCGTGTGTCGCCAGCGGCCAGCCGTAGTTCTTACCTTTTTGCGGAATATTAATCTCATCGCCGCCGCGTGGACCATGTTCGTTCAACCACAGCGTATCGCTCCACGGATTCATCGCCATCCCCTGCGGATTGCGAATACCGTAAGACCAGATTTCAGGCCTGACGCCCGGCTTGCCGACGAAAGGATTATCGGCGGGGATTTTACCGTCAGCTGTCAGACGCACCACTTTCCCCTGTAGCTTATCCAGATCCTGGGCAGTCGAGCGCTGATTATTCTCCCCAAGGCCGATAAACAGATGACCGTGGCCATCGAACACCAGCCGTCCGCCAAAATGGTTGCCAGTTGATAGCTTCGGCAGTTGGCGGAAAACCACCTGGAAGTTTTCCAGCCGCTGGAGGTCCTCGCTCAGTCGGCCGTAGCCCACAGCAGTCCCGGCCTTACCGTCATTGCCGCCTTCGGCGTAGCTTAGCCATACCCGGCGCGACTGGGTGAAATCCGGTGCCAGTACAACATCCAGTAAACCGCCCTGCCCGCTGGCCCATACCTGCGGTACGCCGGACAGCGCAGGCGAGAGACCTTTTCCCTTCTGCCAAAGCTTGAGTTCGCCACCGCGCAGAGTAATCAGTATTCCTTTGTCGTCAGGAAGGAAGGCCAGCGCCCACGGGTGTTCAAGCTGGTCCTGCAACACCTCTACGCGCTCCTGGGCGGCAAAGGTTGTCACGGGTAACAACAACGCGGTAAGGGCTATCAGGGTAACGGTCTGGCGCATGGCATACTCCTTTTGTCAGCAATGGGATAAGGGTAGCCAGCATGGGGAAACGGGAAGGGATTTTTACATAACATTAATCAGGGGGAGCAGGCTCCCCCTTATCTCAGGCAGGGTGAATAGGCACTGAATTATTCAATTTATGAATATTTAGCGTCAATACCGCCAGACAGCTTTCCAGCTTATCTACGTTGACAGCAATGTAGGACGGGCAATCATGATGTCCGCTCATCAGGCACACCGCCGCAGAAGCGACGGCCTCGCCCGCAAGCCGCAGAGCTTCCTTTTCCTCCGGCGCAACGGCGTGCTGCAAGCGCGGCGCATGTTCACGCATTTCATGACACAGTTCAAACAAGTTATCACGTAGATGGTCATTTTCGCTGACCGACATATAGCCTTTCGCTTTACGCAACTGTAAATAAGCATCAAGATCAATGTTGGCATTAATCAACTTATTCATAAGGTTACGATATAGTTTGTCAACAGTCATCATAGCTCCTCCTCTGTCGTCCTTTACCATAATTATAATATGGTCATTTTTCGTACAAAATGATGAGGGAGATCAATAAATATCAGTCCATTAACATCATTTACAATGTTACAACGATGGGTAAAATCCTCCCCCTACGTTCAAACAGCCTTCAAAGCCAAAACACCAATAATGTTATACGCTCTCATAAAAATAAAATTTTCAATCTGGCGATGAATAATCATTTATTGCAGCAATGATCACAAAATAGCTTAATGCTTATTGCCTGAAAAGTATTCCAGGTGTCATATCATTCCAATAAATGTATTACGTATAACATTTAATAAGAACAGCAAACGATTCGATCCTGTTTGCAACCTTTGTCTCTATCGTTTGAAGGAACAGAAATGATTACGCCCGGCAAAAGAAACTATATCTTGTTGAGTCTTTTCGATTTCCTCTATCTGTTCGCCTGGTCCTCGACCATGGCGTTTTTCGTTATCTGGACCACTCAACATCTTGGGATTAGCGCAACAAAAACTGGCTTGCTCTACTCGGTCAACGCCTTCATCGCCCTGCTGATGCAGCCCTTCTTCGGTTTTATTTCCGACAAGTTCGGCCTGAAAAAACGGCTGATCTGGATCCTGGTCGCCATGCTTCTGCCGGTTGGCCCGTTCTTTATCTACTTATATGCACCGTTGTTGGTTCATAGCTTCTGGCTGGGCGCACTGCTCGGCGGGGTATACCTGGGGATTATTTTCAACTCCGGCTGCGGGGTGATTGATTCGTATATCGATAAAATCTCGCGCCGCTATCAGTTCGAATATGGTCGCGTGCGGATGTGGGGATCGTTAGGCTGGGCGGCTGCGGCGTGGATCGTCGGCAAATATATCGACAGCAATCCGAACCTCGCTTTCTGGCTGGCCAGCTTCGCCATTGTTATCGCGGCTATCTGTTTTATGTTAACCAAAGTTGAACTGACCGAAGCGGAAATACAAAAAACCAGCTCGCTAAAAGTTTCACATGCTCTGGAGCTGGCGAAGAACGGACAGTTCTGGATGCTGCTGGTCTTTACCCTTTTCGTCACGCAAATCTACGACACCTATGACCAGCAGTTCGCTCAATACTTTTCTCTGCAGTTCCCGACACCGGAAGAAGGCAACCGATGGTACGGGATTCTGGCTTCCATTCAGGTGTGCGGCGAAACGCTGTTTTTATGCCTGATGCCGTGGTTCGTTAACCGCACCGGCGCGAAGTGGGCGCTGATTATCGCCGGACTGATTATGTCGGTGCGCATTGTCGGCTCTGCTATCCCGCTTGGTCCGGTGTGGATCGGTGCGGTAAAAATGATGCATGCGCTGGAAAAACCGCTGATTCTGGTTTCAGTATTTAAATTTATCGCCGCCAACTTCGACAACAAACTGTCATCGACGGTCTACCTGCTGGTACTGTTTGTCGCCTCCATCGCTACCGCGATTTACTCACCGCTGGCGGGCTATTTGTACGACACCATCGGCTTCGCGCACACATATTATATTCTGGGCGGCATCGCCGGACTGTTTACTCTGATCTCGATATTCACGCTTCGCGATAATCGAGAGCCGACTGCACCAGGCGCTGCGCCGGGTACAGGCGCCACACAAACGCTGTAATTCCTCAACGCCCAGGATACCCTCCTGGGCTTTTTCATCATTAAGCATGTCGTTGCTATACTATTTTGCGCAAAGACCTGTAAAATCCCTGCCCTGACCATTCCAATAATTGAACACTTTTTAAGCTATGAGCAATGTCACCCATCAGCCGAAAATCGGCTTTGTCTCTCTGGGCTGCCCGAAAAACCTCGTGGACTCAGAACGTATCCTGACCGAACTGCGCACCGAAGGGTATGACGTGGTTCCAACCTACGATAACGCCGATATGGTTATCGTAAACACCTGCGGCTTTATTGATAGCGCCGTGCAGGAGTCGCTGGAAGCGATTGGCGAAGCGCTGAAAGAAAACGGCAAAGTGATTGTCACCGGCTGCCTGGGCGCGAAAGAAGATCAAATCCGCGAAGTCCATCCGAAAGTGCTGGAAATCACCGGCCCACACAGCTACGAGCAGGTGCTGGAGCACGTCCACCACTACGCACCAAAGCCTAAGCACAACCCGTTCCTGAGCCTGGTGCCGGAACAGGGCGTTAAGCTAACGCCACGTCATTACGCCTACTTAAAAATTTCTGAAGGCTGCAACCATCGCTGCACCTTTTGCATTATTCCGTCGATGCGCGGCGACCTTGTCAGCCGTCCGATTGGTGAAGTACTGGCGGAAGCCAAACGCCTGGCAGATGCCGGGGTCAAAGAGCTGCTGGTGATTTCCCAGGACACCTCCGCCTACGGCGTTGATGTCAAGCATCGCAGCGGCTTCCATAACGGTATGCCGGTGAAAACCAGCATGGTGAGCCTGTGCGAAGAGCTGGCAAAACTGGGGATTTGGGTGCGCCTGCACTACGTGTACCCGTATCCGCACGTTGATGATGTCATCCCGCTGATGGCGGAAGGCAAGATTCTGCCGTATCTGGATATTCCGCTGCAGCACGCCAGCCCGCGTATTCTTAAAATGATGAAACGTCCTGGCTCCGCTGACCGTCAGCTGGCGCGCATCAAACAGTGGCGCGAAGTCTGCCCGGAGCTAACTCTGCGTTCAACCTTTATCGTCGGCTTCCCGGGCGAAACGGAAGAAGATTTCCAGATGCTGCTCGACTTCCTGAAAGAGGCTCGTCTTGACCGCGTCGGCTGCTTCAAATACAGCCCGGTGGAAGGCGCAACCGCTAACGAACTGGCGGACCAGGTGCCAGAAGAAGTAAAAGAAGAGCGCTGGAACCGCTTTATGCAACTCCAGCAGCAGATCTCCGCCGAGCGTCTGCAGGAGAAAGTGGGCCGCGAAATCATGGTTCTGATCGATGAAGTTGATGAAGAAGGCGCGATTGGCCGTAGCATGGCGGATGCCCCGGAAATCGACGGCGCGGTCTACCTGAACGGCGAAAGCAAAGTTAAACCGGGTGAGGTTGTGCGAGTGAAAATTGAACACGCCGACGAATATGACCTGTGGGGCAGCCGGGTTTAATTCCTTCCTCTGAACGTGTCCCGGATTGCGGCGCTAACGCGCCTTATCCGGGCTACAAAACCCTCGAACGCCTATCCCTTTATCTTCGGATCCAGCGCATCGCGCAGGCCGTCCCCTAGCAGATTAAACGCCAGTACCGTCAGGAAAATGGCGATCGCCGGGAACAGCGCAACGTGAGGGGCCATCACCATATCCGCCCGCGCCTCGTTTAGCATCGCACCCCACTCAGGGGTCGGCGGCTGCGCGCCAAGCCCTAGAAACGAAAGGCTGGCGGCGGAGATAATCGACACCCCGATACGCATCGTAAAATAGACCACAATCGACGATACCGTTCCGGGCAAAATGTGGTTAAACAGGATGTTGGCATCGCTGGCGCCAATACTGCGCGCCGACTCGATAAAGGTCTGCTGCTTAAGTACCAGCGTATTGCCGCGTACCAGACGGGCAAACGCCGGGATCGAAAAGATCGCCACCGCGATGATCACATTCGACATCCCGCTGCCCATGACCGCTACCACGGCAATCGCCAGCAGAATACCGGGGAACGCAAACAGCACGTCGCAGATGCGCATAATAATGCGATCCCACCAGCCTTCGTAATACCCTGCCAATAGCCCGAGAACGGTACCAATGACCGCGCCAATTAATACCGCGAATACCCCGGCAGCCAGCGAGATCTGCGCCCCCACCAGCACCCGGCTAAAAATATCCCGCCCTAATGAATCGACACCGAACCAATGCATCATTGACGGGCCGTCGTTAAGCCGATCGTAGTCAAAGTAGTTTTCCGCGTCGAACGGCGCAATCCACGGTGCAACGACCGCAACCGCAATCAGCAGCAGAACAAATATCCCCGCTCCCATCGCCACCGGCTGGCGACGAAAACGTCGCCAGAACTCATGCCACGGCGTGCGTATCTGCCCGGGTTTAATCCCCGGCATCGCGTTGATAACCGCTTGTCTTCTCCAGTTGAGCAATCGCACCTTACTTGTACCTGATAGCCGGGTTAATGGCGGCATAAAGTACGTCCACCACTAAATTGATAAGAATAAACTCCAGCGAAAACAGCAGCACTTCCGCCTGAATCACCGGATAGTCGCGCATCTCGACGGAGTCCACCAGCAAACGCCCAAGCCCAGGCCAGTTAAAGACCTTCTCCACCACGATAGACCCACCGAGCAGAAAGCCAAACTGTAACCCCATCATGGTGACCACCGGGATCATCGCATTGCGCAGGCCGTGCTTAAGCACCACCAGCGTCTCGCTAACCCCTTTCGCCCGGGCAGTACGCATGTAGTCTTCATGCAGAACATCGACGAACGAGGCGCGGGTAAAGCGCGCCATCACAGCCGCTACCGCCGCTCCTAGCGTCAACGAAGGCAGAATATAGTGCCGCCAGCTGTCAGCGCCCACCGTCGGCAACCAGCCCAGCTCAACGGAAAAGACTTGCATCAGCAGCATGCCGAGCGCAAACGCCGGGAATGAGATCCCGGTCACTGCCAGCGCCATACCTAAACGATCCGGCCAGCGGTTACGCCAAACTGCCGCCACGATCCCCGCCGCCATACCAAACACCACCGCCCAGCTCATGCTGGCGAGCGTTAGCCAGAACGTCGGCATAAACCGGCTGGCGATTTCGCTGCTTACCGGACGGCGCGAAGCCATCGAGGTGCCGAAATCCCCCTGCAAAATATTGCTGATATAGTGCCAGAACTGCACGTATAGCGGCTGA is part of the Klebsiella huaxiensis genome and encodes:
- a CDS encoding glutathione S-transferase family protein — encoded protein: MITLWGRNNSTNVKKVRWVLEELDLPYQQILAGLEFGLNHDPEYLAMNPNGLVPLLKDESTDIVLWESNTIIRYLAAQYGQNRLWVESPALRAQGEKWMDWSNGSLSPAHRPILMGLVRTPPEKRDPAAIEAGIAACEALFAILDDELARHPWLSGDTFGLGDIAVAPFVYNLLETVKTWQPRPHLQRWYQQINERQAWRNVVMIPVT
- the deoR gene encoding DNA-binding transcriptional repressor DeoR yields the protein METRRDERISQLIQALKRSDKLHLKEAATLLGVSEMTIRRDLNGHNGPVVLLGGYIVLEPRSATHYLLSDQKTRLVDEKRRAARHAAKLLEPHQMAFFDCGTTTPWIIDAIDNALPFTGVCYSLNTFLSLQDKPQCRAILCGGEFHASNAIFKPLSLQDTLSHLCPDIAFYSAAGIDCEQGATCFNLEELPVKHWAMKSARYHVLVVDHSKFGKVRPARMGDLAQFDVIASDVCPDDDLQALAKEKQISLLY
- the gsiC gene encoding glutathione ABC transporter permease GsiC, with the translated sequence MLNYVIKRLLGLIPTLLIVAVLVFLFVHMLPGDPARLIAGPEADAQVVGMVRQQLGLDQPLYVQFWHYISNILQGDFGTSMASRRPVSSEIASRFMPTFWLTLASMSWAVVFGMAAGIVAAVWRNRWPDRLGMALAVTGISFPAFALGMLLMQVFSVELGWLPTVGADSWRHYILPSLTLGAAVAAVMARFTRASFVDVLHEDYMRTARAKGVSETLVVLKHGLRNAMIPVVTMMGLQFGFLLGGSIVVEKVFNWPGLGRLLVDSVEMRDYPVIQAEVLLFSLEFILINLVVDVLYAAINPAIRYK
- a CDS encoding PQQ-dependent sugar dehydrogenase — encoded protein: MRQTVTLIALTALLLPVTTFAAQERVEVLQDQLEHPWALAFLPDDKGILITLRGGELKLWQKGKGLSPALSGVPQVWASGQGGLLDVVLAPDFTQSRRVWLSYAEGGNDGKAGTAVGYGRLSEDLQRLENFQVVFRQLPKLSTGNHFGGRLVFDGHGHLFIGLGENNQRSTAQDLDKLQGKVVRLTADGKIPADNPFVGKPGVRPEIWSYGIRNPQGMAMNPWSDTLWLNEHGPRGGDEINIPQKGKNYGWPLATHGINYSGLPIPEAKGKTAAGTEAPLFVWEKSPAVSGMAFYDATTFPQWQHRLFIGALKDESLIVLKVDGDKVTEQERILGDRGKRIRDVRPGPDGYLYVLTDESNGELLRVSPAG
- a CDS encoding oligosaccharide MFS transporter; this translates as MTPGKRNYILLSLFDFLYLFAWSSTMAFFVIWTTQHLGISATKTGLLYSVNAFIALLMQPFFGFISDKFGLKKRLIWILVAMLLPVGPFFIYLYAPLLVHSFWLGALLGGVYLGIIFNSGCGVIDSYIDKISRRYQFEYGRVRMWGSLGWAAAAWIVGKYIDSNPNLAFWLASFAIVIAAICFMLTKVELTEAEIQKTSSLKVSHALELAKNGQFWMLLVFTLFVTQIYDTYDQQFAQYFSLQFPTPEEGNRWYGILASIQVCGETLFLCLMPWFVNRTGAKWALIIAGLIMSVRIVGSAIPLGPVWIGAVKMMHALEKPLILVSVFKFIAANFDNKLSSTVYLLVLFVASIATAIYSPLAGYLYDTIGFAHTYYILGGIAGLFTLISIFTLRDNREPTAPGAAPGTGATQTL
- the gsiD gene encoding glutathione ABC transporter permease GsiD → MRLLNWRRQAVINAMPGIKPGQIRTPWHEFWRRFRRQPVAMGAGIFVLLLIAVAVVAPWIAPFDAENYFDYDRLNDGPSMMHWFGVDSLGRDIFSRVLVGAQISLAAGVFAVLIGAVIGTVLGLLAGYYEGWWDRIIMRICDVLFAFPGILLAIAVVAVMGSGMSNVIIAVAIFSIPAFARLVRGNTLVLKQQTFIESARSIGASDANILFNHILPGTVSSIVVYFTMRIGVSIISAASLSFLGLGAQPPTPEWGAMLNEARADMVMAPHVALFPAIAIFLTVLAFNLLGDGLRDALDPKIKG
- the bssR gene encoding biofilm formation regulator BssR gives rise to the protein MTVDKLYRNLMNKLINANIDLDAYLQLRKAKGYMSVSENDHLRDNLFELCHEMREHAPRLQHAVAPEEKEALRLAGEAVASAAVCLMSGHHDCPSYIAVNVDKLESCLAVLTLNIHKLNNSVPIHPA
- the rimO gene encoding 30S ribosomal protein S12 methylthiotransferase RimO: MSNVTHQPKIGFVSLGCPKNLVDSERILTELRTEGYDVVPTYDNADMVIVNTCGFIDSAVQESLEAIGEALKENGKVIVTGCLGAKEDQIREVHPKVLEITGPHSYEQVLEHVHHYAPKPKHNPFLSLVPEQGVKLTPRHYAYLKISEGCNHRCTFCIIPSMRGDLVSRPIGEVLAEAKRLADAGVKELLVISQDTSAYGVDVKHRSGFHNGMPVKTSMVSLCEELAKLGIWVRLHYVYPYPHVDDVIPLMAEGKILPYLDIPLQHASPRILKMMKRPGSADRQLARIKQWREVCPELTLRSTFIVGFPGETEEDFQMLLDFLKEARLDRVGCFKYSPVEGATANELADQVPEEVKEERWNRFMQLQQQISAERLQEKVGREIMVLIDEVDEEGAIGRSMADAPEIDGAVYLNGESKVKPGEVVRVKIEHADEYDLWGSRV
- the dacC gene encoding serine-type D-Ala-D-Ala carboxypeptidase, with the translated sequence MTHDAFSLRGLAAGCALLFLVAPAVQAAEQLPDAPSIDARAWILMDYASGKVLSEGNADEKLDPASLTKIMTSYVVGQALKAGKIKSTDMVTIGRDAWATGNPVLRGSSVMFLKPGMQVSVEDLNKGVIIQSGNDASIAIADYVAGSQDAFVSLMNGYAQKMGLTNTTFMTVHGLDAPGQFSTARDMALLTKAMIHDVPEEYAIHKEKEFTFNKIRQPNRNRLLWSTSFNADGVKTGTTAGAGYNLVSSATQGNDMRLIAVVLGTKTDRIRFNESEKLLTWGFRFYETVTPIKPDATFITQRVWFGDSSEAKLGAGEAGSITLPKGQLKNLKASYTLNETQLTAPLTKGQVVGTIDFKLNDKTIEQRPLIVMEAVNEGGFFSRMVDFVLMKLHGWFGGWFS